A genomic stretch from Lathyrus oleraceus cultivar Zhongwan6 chromosome 2, CAAS_Psat_ZW6_1.0, whole genome shotgun sequence includes:
- the LOC127123442 gene encoding protein PHYLLO, chloroplastic-like, with amino-acid sequence MEDNWPDEDVENELSPIAVHLGYVQQLLGRKQDAIEAYVDMTKQDTAAEMALRLVRPARKTKTAASEYEDDILKFCEESGLPVAQDETVDKIQENPLKKLLKFTHPGIVAVVIKPSVVGGFENAEWAHQHGKTVVVSSAFESNLSLSA; translated from the coding sequence ATGGAAGATAACTGGCCTGATGAAGATGTAGAAAATGAGTTGTCTCCTATTGCTGTACATTTGGGCTATGTCCAACAGCTTCTTGGGCGTAAACAAGATGCAATTGAAGCTTATGTGGACATGACTAAACAAGATACGGCCGCTGAAATGGCATTGAGGCTTGTTAGGCCTGCAAGAAAAACCAAAACAGCAGCATCAGAATATGAAGATGATATTCTCAAGTTTTGTGAAGAAAGTGGATTACCTGTTGCCCAAGATGAAACCGTAGATAAAATTCAAGAGAATCCCCTGAAAAAGCTATTGAAGTTTACTCATCCTGGAATAGTTGCTGTTGTTATCAAGCCAAGTGTTGTTGGTGGATTTGAGAACGCAGAATGGGCGCACCAACATGGGAAGACGGTTGTTGTCAGTTCTGCCTTTGAAAGCAATTTGAGTCTCTCTGCTTAG